CGATGGCCAAGGAGAACCGCGCCTTCCAGGGCCGCGCGGTGCGGCACCTGGTGCGGGAGCACGGCATCCGCCAGTTCCTCGACCTCGGGACGGGCATCCCCACCTCCCCCAACACCCACGACATCGCGCAGGCCATCGCCCCCGAGGCCCGGGTCGTCTACGTGGACAACGACCCGATCGTGCTGGCCCACGCCCGGGCGCTGATGATCGGCGACCCGTCGGGCCGCACCAGCTACATCCACGCCGACCTGGGCCGGGCCGAGGAGCTCCTGGCGGACCCGGCGCTGACCTCCACGCTGGACCTCGAGCAGCCGGTCGGCCTGCTGCTGATCGCCGTCCTGATGCTGATCGCCGACGAGGACGACCCCTGGAGCAAGGTCGCCGCCCTGCGCGACGCCCTCCCCTCCGGCAGCTGCATCGCGCTGACCCACCCGACCCAGGACTTCGACCCCGAGGCGGTCCGGCAGGTCGAGGAGTCCGCCCGGCAGGGCGGCATGACCCTCGTCCCGCGGACCCGCGAGGAGGTGGCCCGGTTCTTCGACGGCTGGGAGCTGCTGGAGCCCGGGGTCTCGCCCGTGATGGCCTGGCTCCCCGACGGCGAGCTGACCGCCGACCCGGAGACCGCCTACTACTGGTCCGGCGTCGCCCGCAAGAAGTAGCCGCCGCCCGCCGCACCCCGCCGGCGCGCACGGGGTGCGGCGGCCCGCGACCGGCGGCCGCTACTTCAGCAGCCTGGACATCCTGCGGTCGGCGAGCGGCTTGCCGCCGGTCTGACAGGTCGGGCAGTACTGCAGCGCCGAATCGCTGAACGACACCTCGCGGATGGTGTCGCCGCACACCGGGCAGGGCTGCCCGGTGCGCCCGTGCACCCGCAGTCCGCTCTTCTTCTCCGCCTTGAGCAGCCCGGCGGCCAGCCCCCGCGAGCGCTCCACCGCCTCCCGCAGGGTGCTGCCGAGCGCCTCGTACAGGCGGGCCGTCTCCTCCTCGTCGAGGCTCGCCGCCAGCTTGTACGGCGACATCCGGGCCGCGTGCAGCACCTCGTCCGAGTACGCGTTGCCCACCCCCGCCAGCACACCCTGGTCACGCAGGACGCCCTTCAGCCGGCGCCGCTCGCCGCTCAGCAGGCGGGCGAAGACCTCCGGGGTGAAGGACGGGTCCAGCGGGTCGGGGCCCAGCCGGGCGATGCCGGGCACCTCGGCGGGGTCGTGCACGCAGTACACCGCGAGGCGCTTCTGGGTGCCGGCCTCGGTGAGGTCGAAACCGGCCCCGGCCGGCTCGGCCAGCAGGACGCGCAGGGCCAGCGGCCCCTTGCCGGGGTGCGGCGGCTCGGGCGGGAGGTTCTCGCGCCAGCGCAGCCAGCCGGCCCGCGCCAGGTGGACGACCAGGTGCAGTCCGCCCCCCGTGACGTCGAGGAACTTGCCGTGCCTGGTCACCGCGTCGACGGTGCGGCCCTCCAGGTCGGAGAGCGGCGGCGCGTACGTCTTCAGCGCACTCACCGCGACGGGGTGGACCTTAGCCATGGTGTGCCCGACCAGGTGCTCACCCAGGAAGGCGCTGAGGGCCTCGACCTCCGGCAGTTCCGGCATGGGGAAAGTCTCCCGCAGCCGCCCCGCCGCCGCAGCCCGCCGGCCGCCCACCGGGCCCGCGGCGGCGCCGTGCGGCTCTTCACAGGGCCATCGTGAGGCTCTTCACAGGGCCGAACAGCGCCGCCGTCCGTGGACACACCTGTGGCAGACTCGGACAAATGGACAGCAAGCAGGCCACCAGGACGCTCCGCGCGGCGATTTTCGCCGCGCTGGTCGTGCTGCTCGCCGCGCTCGGCCAGGTGCTGGTCACCGGCCGGCCGCTGCCCGTCGCGGTGCTGGCCCTCGCGGGCGGCGCCGTCTTCGCCCTCGCCCTGGCCCTGGCGGGCCGCGGGCGCGGGTTCGTCCGGATCGCGGCCGTGTTCCTGCCGCTGCAGCTGGCCCTGTCCGCCCTCTTCGACCTCGCGCAGACGACCTGCGGCCCGGGCTCCGGCACCGGACCGCACGTCTTCGAGCCGCTGGTCTGCCGCGGCGGTTCGGTCGGCGCCTTCCTGGTCGGGAACAGCAGCCTGGCCGGGAACAGCGGGCTCGCCGGTGACGGCGGCCTGCTGGGCCACGGCGCCGCGTCGGCCGGCGTGCCGACCGCCGCCGGCGGGGTCCTGCTCCTGCTGGTGCACACCCTGATCGCGCTGTTCGCCGCGTTCTGGCTGCGGCGCGCCGACGCCGCCCTGACCGGCCTTGCCGAGGCGCTGCGCACCCTGCGCGACTTCCTGCACAGCCGGGCGACGGCCGCCGTCCGACGGCTGCTGCGGCTGCTCACCGCACCGGTCCCGGCCCGCCCGGTGGTCCGGGTGCCCCTCCCGCCGTCCAGCCGGGAGCACCTCCCGGTCGAGGACGTCCTGCTCGGCCCGGCCGTCCGGCGAGGTCCGCCGGTGCTCGCGCCGGCCTGCTGAGAACACCTCCGCTCTCAGCGGTCGCCCCGCCGCGCCAGGCCTCCCGCTCCCCGCGGGCCGCCGGCGCCAGCCGACCTCCGATCGAGCACAGGACGACCTCCCCATGAGCAAGAACAGCACCAACGGCACCCCCGACGACAACGGCACCGGCAGCCGCAAGCCCGGCGGCCGGGCCGCCACCGAGCGGCTGCACGCGGAGCGCCGGCGGGCCGAGCGGTCCGCGAAGATCCGCCGCCGCACCGTGGTCGGCGCCGCCTCGGCGGCCGTCCTGGCCCTGGCCGCGGGCGTCGCGTTCGCCGTCGGCGGCTCCGGCGGCGGGGCGCAGAGCGGACCGCTGGTGGTCCCCGCGAACGCGAGCGGCCCCGACGGCACCGTGGTGACGTACGGCAAGGCCGACGCCGCGCACACCCTGGAGGTCTACGAGGACTTCCGCTGCCCGTACTGCGAGCAGCTGGAGACCACCGACGGGCCGGCCATGCAAGCACTCGCCGACAACGGCACGTACAAGATCGAGTACCACCTGGCCACCTTCCTCGACAAGGGCCTCGGCGGCAAGGGCTCACGCACCGCGCTCGCCGCCGCCGGCGCGGCGCTGAACGAGGGCGTGGACAAGTTCAAGCAGTTCCACGACATGCTCTACGCCAACCAGCCCGACGAGCGCGACGACGCCTTCGCCGACACCAACCACCTGCTGGACCTGGCCGGGAAGGTGCCGGGCCTGAAGACCGACGCCTTCGTCAAGGCCGTCCAGGAGGGCACCTACGCCCCTTGGGCCGCCGAGGTCTCCAAGGCCTTCGACAACAGCGGCGTCACCGGCACCCCGACGGTGAACCTGGACGGCAAGAAGCTGGAGGTCTTCGGCAACGGCGCCGCGGTCACCCCGGACCAGTTCACCGCGATGGTCAAGCAGGCCGTCGGATGACCCCCGCCGGCCCGGAGAGCACCGGCACCACCGTGGCGGGCGGCGGACCGATCGGCGCGAGCCGGGCCTTCGCCTGGCTGCTGGTGGTCACCGGCGCGCTCGGCCTGACCGCGTCGGTCGTCCTGACCATCGACAAGATCCGCCTGTTGCAGGACCCCTCGTACGTCCCCAACTGCAACATCAACCCGATCATCAGCTGCGGCTCGGTGATGGGCAGCGACCAGGCGGAGGCCTTCGGCTTCCCCAACTCGCTGATCGGCCTGATCGGGTTCTCGGTGGTGGTCGCGATCGGCGTCGGGCTGCTCGCCGGGGCCCGCTACCGGCGGTGGTTCTGGCTCGGCCTCCAGGCCGGCACCGTGTTCGGGGTCGGCTTCGTGACCTGGCTGATGATCCAGACGCTCTACCGGATCGGGGCACTCTGCCCGTACTGCATGCTGGTCTGGGCGGCGATGATCCCGCTGTTCTGGTACACCACCCTGCACAGCCTGCGCAGCGGCGTGATCCCGGTGTCCGCACGGCTGCGCCCGGCCGTCCGGGAGGCCCTGCGCTACCACTGGGTGGTGCCCGCGCTCTGGTACGCGGTGATCGCCCTGCTGATCCTCAGCCGGTTCTGGTACTACTGGCGCACCCTGATCTGAGCGCCGTGCCCCCGCACCCTGCGGGAGCGATGTCGTCGACGGCCGGCCCGGGAGTCCTGCTCCCGGGCCGGCCGCGGCGTTTCCCGGCCCGGCCGACGGGAACGGCCCCGGACCCCCGGACCGGCCGCGGCGTTTCCCTGCCCGGCCGACGGGAAGGGCCCCGGACCCCCGGACCCCCGGACCGGCCGGGGCGCCGACCAGTAGGGTGGCCCCATGTCCCGTGCCCGCCGAGTCCCCCGGATGAGCGAGGAGCAGATCGCGGCCCTCGCGGACGCGGCCCTCGCCGACCTCGCCGCACGGCTGGCGCAGCGGGCCTTCCGGCCGCTGCCGCCCGCGACCGGTCCTGACGTGCCGCCGGCTCCCGACGAGGGGCCGGACCCCCAGGGCGACGCCCTGGCCAGGCTGCACACCCTGGTGCATCTGCGGCGGGCGGCGGAACGGCTGACCGACCAGGTCGCCCGGGACGCGGTCGAGGCCGGCGCCGGGTACCCCCAGCTCGGGGAGGCCCTGGAGATGAGCCGCCAGGGCGCCCGGAAGCGCTGGCCCGGCCTGGTGCCCGCCGCCCCGAGCCGTCCCCCGACCGAGCGGAGCCCCCGATGACCGTCCCCGGCCCGATCCGTTCGCTCGGCGTTCTCCTGGTGGAGGACGACGCCGCCGACGCGATGCTGATCGAGGAGGCCCTGCTCGACCGCGGCTCCGCCCGGACGATCACCCGCGCCGTGGACGGCGTGGCGGCCCTGGAGTACCTGCGCGACAGCCTGCGCCGACTGCCCGACCTGATCATCCTCGACCTCAACATGCCGCGCCTGAACGGCCGTGAGCTGCTCCACGTCCTGAAGAACGACCCGGAACTCCAGCAGATCCCCGTCGTGGTGCTCACCACGTCCGCGGCTCCCGAGGACATCACCAGCTCGTACCGGCACCACGCGAACGCCTATGTCACGAAGCCGGTCAACCTCGACGACTTCATCCGCGCCGCCCGGAGCATCGACGCCTTCTACCTCGACACGGTCGCCCTGCCGCCGCACGAGGGGCGCTGACGCCCGACCGCCCCGGCGGCGGCGCCGTCAGTCGAGCCGGGCGGCCAGCAGCGCTATGTCGTCCTGCTTGCCCTCGGCGAACAGGTCGAGCAGACGGTCGCAGAGCCGGCCGAGCTCCTGCGGGCCCTCGGTGATCCGCCGTCGCAGGGTCTCCAGGCCCCGGTCGAGGTGCTCGCCGGGGACCTCGACCAGGCCGTCGGTGAACAGCAGCAGCGTGGCCCCGACCGGCGTCGGGTGACGGACCGCCGGCGCGTGGGCGGTGCCGAGTCCGAGGATGACGCCGTGTTCGGTGAGGTAGCGGGTCGATCCGTCCGGGTCGCGTAGCACCGGCGGAACGTGGCCCGCGTTGGCGATCCGCACGCTCCGCCGGCCCGGGTCGACCAGGACCAGGCAGGCGGTCACGGTGACCCCGGGGTGGAACTGGGCCAGGAAGGCGTCCAGGCGGTCGAGGACGACGTGCGGCTCGTGCCCCTCGATGGCGTAGGCCCGCAGGGCCTGCCGGAGTTCACCCATCACCACCACCGCGGCGAGCGAGTGCCCGGCGACGTCGCCGATGGCCAGCAGCAGTCCGGCGGGCGTCTCGACCGCCTCGTAGAAGTCGCCGCCGATCTCCGTCCTGGAGCCGGCCGGGACGTACCGGACGGTCAGTTCGACCCCGGGGGGCGAGGGCAGCCGGCTCGGCAGGAAGGTGCGCTGCAGCGCGAGCGCGAGGCCCTGCTCCTCCCGCAGGCTGCGCTGGGCCTCCAGCGCCAGCGCGCAGGTCCGGGCGAGCTGGGCGAACAGGTCACGGTCGCCGTCGCCGAGCGCCCGGGCGGGCACCGCCAGGGCCACCGGTGGACGGCCGGGGGAGGTCCGGGCCAGGATCACCGCCACCTCGCCCTCACCCTCGAACGCCTGGCAGTCGGTGAGGCCGCCCCACTGCTCGGCGGTCAGCACCGCCGTCCGCGTCCCCGTCCCCTCCTGCGGGGCGGAGGCGTCCACCAGCACCCCCAGCACGGCCGCCGCCCCGCCGAACCGCTGCGGGTCGGCGCCGGGTCCGCCGGCGGCGGCGCCCACCGCCCGCCCGTCGAGGTCCAGTGCCAGGACGGCGGCCGGCGCGGACATCAGGGTGGCCGCGCCGGCCGCCGCCAGGGCCGCGAAGGAGCGGCCGTCGCGCGCGCCGTACACGTCGAGGGTGACCTGGTTGAGGACGGCGATCCGGCCGGCCAGCCGCTCGGCCCGGCGGCGGGCCCGGGCGTAGCGCAGGGCGGCGGTGACGGTGGCCAGGAACTCGGTGGGGGCGATCGGCTCGGTGAGGTAGGCGTCGGCGCCGCGGTAGAGGCCCTGGGCGCGGTCGTTGACCTCGATCGCGGTCGCCGAGACGTGGATGACCGGCAGGTGGGCGGTGAGCGGGTCGGCCTTGATGCTCTCGCAGACCTGGAAGCCGCTCATGTCGGGCAGGTTGACGTCGACGACGGCGAGTTCGGGCCGGTCCGGACCGGTCGTGGCGGCGAGCAGCGCCAGCCCCTGGGCGCCGTCCGCCGCCTCGGACACCCGGTGGCCGTCCCGGCGCAGCCAACTGGCCAGGATGTAGCGGCTGGTGTCGTCGTCGTCGACCACCAGGACGGTGGCGGCCGCGCTGTCGGGGTTGGCCTGCTCGGTCATGGCGCGGTTCCCTCTCGGTGCGGGCCCGGCGCAGCCGCGGGGGCGCCGGCCGGGGAGTCCGGCTCCGCGCCGGTGGCGGCGCCGGCGAGGGCCGCGGCGAGCTCCCGCAGGGCCAGCGCCCGGGTCAGCCGCGCCGCGTCGAGGCCGGTCTTCTCGACCACCGCCCGGGCGTGGACGAGACGTTCGTGGTCCAGGTCCGCGCTCCGGGCCGAGGTGAGGATCAGGGCGGGGATGTCCCGCAGCACCGGGTCGGCGGCGAGCTCCGCCAACAGCTGGTAGCCGTCGGGGGCGGGCATGTGGATGTCGAGCAGCACGGCGTCGGGGCGTTCGCGCCGGACGGCGGCCAGCGCGTCCGCGCTCCGGGGGACCTCGACCACCCGCTCGGCGATCTCGCCGAGGACCGGGCGGGCCCCGATGCGGAAGGCCGGGTCGTCGTCGACGGTCACCAGGACGGCCAGCTTGGCGGGCGCGGCCGCGGGCGGGCGGCGGACGGCGGGCGGCACGGCGGGCAGCCGCAGGGTCACGGTGGTACCCCGGCCCGGTGTACTCACCAGGGTGATCCCCCCGCCGAGCAGTTCGGCCACCCGGCGGGCGTAGGGCAGGCCGAGCCCGGTGCCGGAGCGGCCCCGCTGGTGCGGGCCGCGCACCTGGTAGAACTCCTCGAAGATCCGCTCCTGCTCCTCCGCCGGGATGCCGACGCCGGTGTCGGTGACGGTCAGCACGACCAGCTCGGATCCGTCGGGGGCCCGGTCGGTGGCGGCGTCCAGCCGGACCTCGCCCTGTTCGGTGAACTTCAGGGCGTTGGAGAGCAGGTTGCGCAGGATCCGGGTCAGCATGACCTCGTCGCCGATCAGCTCCGGCGGCCGGAGCGGATCGGGGATGACCAGGGTGACGCCGGGGTGCTGGACGAGGCCGCGCATGGTGCCGCGGAGCTGCCCCAGCAGGATCCGCAGGTCGACGGAGCTCCAGTGCGGCTCCAGCCGGCCGGACTCGGCCTTGGCCACGTCGAGGAGTTCGTCCACCAGCGCGAGCAGTGTGCTCCCGGAGGCGCCGATCAGGGCCAGCTGGTGCCTGCGCTCCTCGGCCGGCTGGTCCTCGTCGGCGTCCAGCAGCAGTCGGGCCAGCCCGATCACCGAGTTGGCAGGGCTGCGCAGTTCATGGCTGACGTTGGCCCAGAACCGGGTCCTGGCGTCGCCGGCCTCGTGCAACCGGCGTGACTTGTCGTCGAGTTCGGCATACAGCGCGACGACGCCGCGGTTGGTGTCCTCGAGTTCCTGCGACAGCTCCGAGTAGAGCGCCACCACTCCCTGGTTGGTGGTCTCCAACTCCTCGTTGAGCCTTTGGAGTTCCTCGCGCTGGGCGCGGGAGTCCTCCAGTGCGGCGATCAGGTCGCGGTTCTGCGCCCGGAGTTCCTCCATCGGGTTGGCCGCCGGCTGCGCGCTCAGCACCCGCAGGGTCCGCACGGCGAGCTCGGCCGGCGACGGCGAGCTGCCGGGCAGGGGCTGCTCGACCACCAGGCGGCCCGGCACGGCGGGCCGGCGGACCGCACCGGGCAGCAGCCGTCCGACCGCTTCGAGGGTCTCCTCGCCGGGCTCACGCCGCCGGTCCTCCCAGACGAGGGTGACCAGCAGGGCCGGCTCCTCGCCCGCGGCGAGGGTGAAGGAGGCGCTCAGGCCGCGGACGCCCAGCAGGTCGCGGCCGAGCTCGCTGAGGGCGGTCGCGAGCCGTACCTGGGCCTGGTTGTCCAGGCCCAGGGCCTGCGCGACGACCCGCCCGCTGCGCCGCAGCGCGAAGATCTCCTGCTCGGAGCCGACCGCGGTGGTCAGCAGCGGCAGGGCCGCCCGGGCTGTCACCAGCTTCCCTTGACGACGACGACCCCGGCGTCGTCGCGGCGCACTCCCGCCTCCCGCAGCAGGATGCCGGCCGTCACCAGCGGGATGTGCCGCAGCAGTCCGGGCATCGCGGAGAGCTGCCAGCGCTCGGTGAGCCCGTCGGAGTGCAGGACGACGGCGCCGCCCCGGGGCAGCGCCTGCTCGTGGGTGCGCAGGGTCGGCAGCTGGTGGCCGACGATCCCGGGCGAGGACAGCAGGGCGTGCCGCTTCTGCTCGTCGACGGCGAACCCGCTGACGTTGCCGACCCCGCAGAACAGCACCCGGCCGGCGGCGGGCTCGATCCGGGCCACGGCCGCGGCGCCGCCCCGGGTGCCGTTCAGGGCGCGGTGGAGCTGGGCGAGGACGTCGGCGGGCCGGTCGGCCTTGGAGCTCCGGAAGGCCGCGACGGCCTGCTGGGAGGCGACGGCGGCCAGCGGGCCGTGCCCGAGCCCGTCGAAGAACATCACCAGCAGCGGGCCGTCCGGGTCGGCCGCGGTGGCCGATCGGACCGCCCAGGCGTCCCCGCAGGACTCCTCGCCGCTGATCGGGCGGGTGAGACCGCCGACGAGCGTGGCGCCGGCCGGCACCCTCGGTACGGCGCCCGGCCCCCAGAAGCGGGCGGCCAGGACGGTGCCGGCCCCGGGGAGGGAGTGCACGTCGAAGGTGTCCGCGAGACGGGCGATCGCGCCCAGTCCGATGCCGAGGGTGCCCGCGGAGGAGGTGCCGTCGGTCATCGCGTACGGCACGTCGGGCATGCCCGGGCCGCTGTCCAGGGTGAGGAACTCCACCGCGGCGTCGTGCTCGGTCCGCAGCACCCGCAGCAGCAGCGAACCGTCGACGGCGTGCCGGCGCAGGTTGGTGGCGGCCTCCGTGACGGCCAGGCCCACCTCGGCGGCCCGCTGGTCGCCCAGCCCGATCCGGCGGGCCAGCGCGGTGGCGGCGCCGCGCGCCGCCGTCGGCAGCGACTCCGAGTCCCGGAACCACGCGATGTCCTGTGTCTTGAGCAGCATCGGGGGATTCACCTGGTCCACTTGACGACGGTGACGACGGTGCCGCGGCCGACCTCCGTGTCGATGGCGAACTCGTCGGTCAGCCGCCGGGCCCCGCTCAGGCCCAGGCCCATGCCGCCGCCGGAGGTCCAGCCGTCGGTCAGCGCCAGGTCCAGGTCGGGGATGCCCGGCCCGGTGTCCTGGAAGACCGCGCTGACCCCCCGTCGGCCGCCCTTGTCGACCAGGCCGACCCGCATGGTCCCGCCGTTGCCGTGGACGAGCGTGTTGCGGGCCAGCTCGCTGGCGGCCGTCACCAGTTTGGTCTGGTCGACCAGCGAGAGCTTGCACTGCTGGGCGAGCGTGCGGACCAGTTGCCGGGCCCGCACCACGTCGTCGTTCGAGGCGATCGGCAGGGTCTGCTGCTCGCCCTCCGGTCCGGCGTGGGCCGCGATCACGCGCGCCCCGCGCCGACGCCGCCGGACCGGCCGAGCATCGCCAGGCCGCGCTCCAGGCTGAGCGCGGTGCGGACTCCGCCGAGCGACAGTCCGAGCTCGACGAGGGTGATGGCCACCGCGGGCCGCATGCCGACCAGCACGGTCTCCGCGTCCAGGATCCGGGAGATGGCGGCCGTGGTGGCGAGCATCCGCCCGACGAAGGAGTCGACGATCTCCAGCGCGGTGATGTCGATCACCACCCCGTGTGCGCCGGTGTCCACGATCCGGGCGGCCAGGTCCTCCTGGAGGTCGAGGACGGACTGGTCCTCCAGATCGGTCTGGATGGAGACCAGCAGGACGTCGCCGATCCGCAGGACGGGGATACGTTCGCTCACCGGGCGCTCCGCACGGTGGCGGCGACCGCCTCGGTCGAGGTGCCGAGCCGGCGCAGGGCGTGCTTGAGGGCGTCGGCCAGCGTCGCCTTGGTCACGATGTCGCCGAACTGGATCCCCAGGGCGACGATGGTCTGGGCGATCTGCGGGCGGATGCCGGAGATGGTGCACTCGGCCCCCATCAGACGGGCCGCCACGACGGTCTTCAACAGGTGCTGGGCGACCTCGGTGTCGACCGCCGGAACGCCGGTGATGTCGATGATCGCCTGCTCGGAGCCGGTGTCGACCAGCGTCTGCAGCAGCTTCTCCATCACCACCTGGGTCCGGGCCGAGTCGAGCGTGCCGACGAGCGGCACCGCCACCACGCCGTCCCACAGCTTCACCACCGGGGTGGACAGCTCCAGCAGTTGCTCGGCCTGGGCGCCGATGATCTCCTCGCGGGTCTTCGAGTACGTCTCCACGGTGAACAGGCCGATCGCGTCGACCAGCCGGTTCAGCTCCAGGTAGGCCGCGATGTCCTGCTGCGAGGTGTCGGTGTCGGGGACCAGCAGCTCCTTCAGGGCGAAGACGGCGGTGGCCGTCTCGGTCGGGGTGAACCCCTGCCGGGCGCGGTTGCGGGACAGCTCGGTGAGCAGCGCCCGCACCTCCGACCAGCCCTCGGCCCGCCAGTCCGGCCCACCGGCCCGCAGGCCCTCGACCAACGCGCTGTACAGCTCCCGCAGCTCCCGGTCCAGCTCCAGCACGCTCAGTCGCCCGCGCAGCGTGTGGGAGACTCCCTCGATCCACCGGCCGACGAGGACGTCGCCCTGCTGCGAGAGCAGCTTCACCAGTCGCTCGGATTCCTGACGTTCCGCCACCAAAAACTCCCTCATCACAACGGCATCCGGCCGTCCAAACCAACGTTTTCGCGGGCCGTGACCGGCCCTCGTCATGCTACGGCCGAGTAGGTACGGACCACGAACGACCCCTCAGCGCCTGCCCCGCTCCCCGGGCCCACACACCCGCTCAGCCGGACTCCACCCGGATCATGGCGGGGGTCGGGCCCGGCTCCACCGGCCGTGCCCGGTCCGGGGCAGAGGTCCAGGCGAGGTGCAGGATCGCCAGGTCGTCCGCGTGCCGGCCCGCGTTCAGCCGCCGGACGGTGTCGACCAGGTGGTCGAGGAAGGCCGGGGTACCGGTGGGCGGCGCCGCCGCGATCAGCTCCAGCAGGCCCTCCGTACCGAGCCGCTCGGCGCCCGGGCCGCAGTGGCCCTCGGTGAGGCCGTCGGTGTAGAGGAGGAGGGCGCCGGCGGGCGGCAGCGACAGTTCGGTGGCGGGCCAGTGCCGGAGCCCGGGCGCGATGCCGAGTGCCACGCCGTGCGCGGCGGCCACCTCGGTCGTGCCGGGCGGCCGGCCGGCGCCCTCCGGGCGGGCGGGGGTGAGCAGCGGCTCGTGGTGCCCGGCCAGGTGCAGGGTCGCCGTGCGGCGGTCGGCGGCGACGGACACGATGCTGCAGGTGGCGAACATGTCGGTGCGGTCGCGTTCGGCGACCAGGATCTGCTCCAGCAGGTCCAGCAGCTCGGGGCCGCGGTGACCGGCCAGGACGAGCGCGCGCCAGCCGATCCGCAGGCAGACACCGAGCGCCGCCTCGTCCGGTCCGTGCCCGCTGACGTCGCCGATGACGGCGTGCACCGCGCCGTCCGCCGTCTCCACCACGTCGAGGAAGTCCCCGCCGAGCAGGGCGCGTTCGCGCCCGGGCAGATAGCGGGTGGTGACGGTGGCGGTTTCGCCGCGCAGCAGCGGGGTCGGCAGCAGGCCGCGTTCCAGCCGGGCGTTCTCCCGGGCCCTGATGCGGTCCTCGCGCAGTTCGGCGCCGGCCAGCTCGGCCTGTTTGCGGTTGACCGCGTAGCGCAGGGCGCGCTGCAGCAGCTGCTCGTCGACCTGCCCCTTGACCAGGTAGTCCTGGGCGCCGACCGCGACGGC
The sequence above is a segment of the Kitasatospora sp. NBC_00240 genome. Coding sequences within it:
- a CDS encoding STAS domain-containing protein, which translates into the protein MREFLVAERQESERLVKLLSQQGDVLVGRWIEGVSHTLRGRLSVLELDRELRELYSALVEGLRAGGPDWRAEGWSEVRALLTELSRNRARQGFTPTETATAVFALKELLVPDTDTSQQDIAAYLELNRLVDAIGLFTVETYSKTREEIIGAQAEQLLELSTPVVKLWDGVVAVPLVGTLDSARTQVVMEKLLQTLVDTGSEQAIIDITGVPAVDTEVAQHLLKTVVAARLMGAECTISGIRPQIAQTIVALGIQFGDIVTKATLADALKHALRRLGTSTEAVAATVRSAR
- a CDS encoding fused response regulator/phosphatase; this translates as MLVEDDAGDALLVEELLADTDLGHTLRWTPTLAGAVAELEREPADCVLVDLHLPDGSGVGLVAAVQQACPRAAVIVLTGLADSGAGAQAVAVGAQDYLVKGQVDEQLLQRALRYAVNRKQAELAGAELREDRIRARENARLERGLLPTPLLRGETATVTTRYLPGRERALLGGDFLDVVETADGAVHAVIGDVSGHGPDEAALGVCLRIGWRALVLAGHRGPELLDLLEQILVAERDRTDMFATCSIVSVAADRRTATLHLAGHHEPLLTPARPEGAGRPPGTTEVAAAHGVALGIAPGLRHWPATELSLPPAGALLLYTDGLTEGHCGPGAERLGTEGLLELIAAAPPTGTPAFLDHLVDTVRRLNAGRHADDLAILHLAWTSAPDRARPVEPGPTPAMIRVESG